A stretch of DNA from uncultured Fibrobacter sp.:
GTCGTTGGATGTACCTGCGTTCTTGAGCAAGTAAAGCCAACGGTCTTCATCGGTTCTGATGTCGTCAAGCGTCTTGTTGAATCGCGTTAAATCATATAAAATATACTTCACTTTTTCGGTGATTGTCAAGCCTTTTTCGTTGCGGATAGCCCAGGTACCGCGATATTTGTCCTGTTTTTCTAGCGGAAAATCACAGACCCAAATAGCGAACGTAGGCGGTATTTCATAACGGGATGCTTCGCGTCGTGAGCGTTCTTCATCGGTGAGATCCTTTGACGATTGATTGAGGAATTCCTGATCCCATTCGTACTTGCTCTGGAGCATGAACGCACTATGCTGCAAGAGAATGCGTTCTATGAAGCGACTGTGCTTGGCCTTCTGCATCTCAACATTTATGCAGAATCCATTTGATGTCGTTGCACGGATATCGAGTTTGCACGTCTTGACTTGCGGGAAGATGATGTTGATTTCCGTATTCTTGATGGTAACAGAAGTAATGCGATTTTCGCCTTCGAATCGGAAGACTCCGTTCAATAAACTGACCAAGGCCTTTTCGTCGTTCAGGAATGCCTTGAATGCGGCATCGTAAAGCGGGTCGAGATAGGTACGCTTCTTGATTTCTTCGTAGGTTTTCTGTTCCCAAAATTCACGGGAGGTAGTAATCGCAAATTCCGGTACACTATTTTCTAGCGTCATATGTAGTCCTTTGCCTTTTAAGGCTCGCTTTCTCAATGGAGAAAAACGGTTTAAGACCGAGTTTTGAAAAAACTCAGCCCGGTTGCAGCACGCTCCCTGTGCCATTATTTCTTGGGGGTGGGCCGAAACGTCGGCCTATCTAAAAATCGATCTAAAAATATCAGGTTGAAGAACTCATATGGTTCAAAAACTGATTGTGCTTAATTTAATAAAATGATTGTAGAAAAACAAGCGGATTGCTCTCGCAATAATTATTATTTTGAATACGATTATGAAATACACCAAAAGCATTTTATCTGCTAGCGTAGCATTGTTTGCATTATTGTTCTCGGCTTGTTCTGACAATGGGTCATCTGCCGAGTATGTATTTGATGCATCTGTCGTTTGTCCACTTGAAGGGACGAATGCTTATGGTGAATCGAATCGTGGAACATTTGTAGATGCCCGCGATGGAAAGACCTACAAATACACTACTATCGGTGGGCGTGTTTGGATGGCGGAAAATCTGAATTACGACGATGGGGAGGGTGGTTCGAGTTGTGTTGTAAAAGACGACTGTTTTTCAAAGGGGCGCTCCTATGGAATCGCAAAATCGCTTGGCGCTTGCCCTGCCGGATGGCATTTGCCTAGCAATGAGGAATGGCTTGAGCTTTTTAATAATGTTGGGGGAATTGACAGTGCTGGGGTTCGCCTAAAGGCTGCTGCCGGATGGACACCTTTGAATCCTGGCCAGCTTTCTAATGGAACGGATGATTGTGGCTTTGCTATGTTGCCAATGCCGACTATAGTAAAATCTAGTATATATGATGGGTATGAAGCTCGGCTCTGGGCGACAGATGTTGCTCTTATCGAAGCACTCCTTAATGGTCGTTCACTTCGCGAAGATGATACAATGACCGGAGTGCTTTTTGAAACGCAAAATTTGGGTGTACGGACATCTAGATATTATGGAGCGGCAATTCGCTGCATAAGGGATTGATTCTTTGCCCTACTAGTTTTCGCTAGCGAGGTGGTCCAGGTAAAGCTTCTGGGCTTTGGCGTCGTACATTACCACGTCGTAGAGTTCTCCGTCTTTGCCGGTGCGGGATTCCACGAAGAGTCCGCTCATGGAGCCCTTTTCGGTGGGCAGGAATGCGCTGCGGCCTTCGGGTGATGTCTTGAATTCAAGATAGCCCTGTTCCACGTACCAGTCGCGAATGACTTTGTAGTAGATGCGTTCCATGTTCTCGCCAACAAGGGTGTTCAGGCGGCGTGCGATTTCGCTCACGGGCACGGGTGTGTCTTCGGCGGGGTAGTCGGCCAGCTGTTCAGCAGTCAGGTGGAATTTTTCCCTTTGCACGCGCTTCGGAGCGTATTCCTGGTCGTCTTGAAAATCTTGAGCCTGGTTGGCCTTGCGCTTGGCGAAGCGTTCGTTTGCAATGTCGACGCACTTTTGAATGTTGTCGAGAATGAACTGCTGCGCCTGTTGCCAGCACTGCGTATAAATGTTATGGTGTCCGCGCAGGTCCGATTCGCCCTTTTCGAATCCGTAGGTTTCGCCCTTGGCAGTGGGCAGGTTGGCGTCGGTGCCGCTTTCGGTGGACTGTCTTTCGAGAATGCCTTCTTGCACCAGGAAGTTTGCCACGTCGGCATAGAGCAGGTGGTTCATGTTCTTGGGCAAAAGTTCGTTCACGTTGCGCACCACGCGGGAAATCGAAACCGGGTAATCAAAGAAGCGGTAACCCTTCAGGGTTTCGGCGTCGATGGCCAAATCTTGCATGGCGGGCTTCGCGTTCTTCTTTGCTATGCGCGGCTTTTCGACGGTGGGCATGGGGGCCACTTGGTCGTGGTTCAGTTGCTGCTGCAAAAGCGATGCGACGTAGGCGAGGCACTTGCTGATGCGTTCCTGTTTGCAGGAATCCCCTTCGGGCAGGATTTCGTCTGTCAGGGGGTTGATTCCGCAAGAGAGCTTGCGCAAGTACATTTCGGCACGTTCAATAATCGCATTTTCAGAGGCCATACAAAACTCCATTCGTTGCAAAAAGCGATGTAAAGATAGTATTTTCTTGGCGCACCATGATTTTTTTCTACCTTTTTAAATAATAGCGAATTGATTATGAAAACGGCAAAGCACTTTTTTAGTTTGGAAGGTATCGACGGTTCGGGCAAAACGACCCAGATCGATATGCTGATTGACGCCCTCACCAAGGAAGGTTATTCCGTAGTGAAGTTGCGCGAACCGGGCGGCGCGAAAATTTCGGAACGCGTGCGCGAGATTCTTTTGGATACGAATTTCAAGGGAATCATGAGCGACAAGACGGAACTACTGTTGTACAATGCGGCGCGTGCGCAGGTGATTGCAGAAATCATTCAGCCCGCGCTTGATGCCGGGAAGATTGTGATTGCCGACCGTTTCGCGTGGAGCACGTTTGCTTACCAAGGTTATGCCCGCGGCTTGGGTGCTGACCTTGTGCAGCGCCTGACAGAAATCACTTGCGACGGTTGTTTTCCGGAGTTGACGGTGGTGCTTGATATCGATGTGCAGCGGGGACGCGCGCGCACCGCGAAGCGGGGCGAGGCACCCGATCGACTTGAGAGCGAGAAGGCCGAATTTTTCGAGAGGGTGCGCAAGGGGTACCTTGCCGCGGCCCGTGACTACAGCGACTGCGTTGCGGCTATTGATGCCGACCGCACTCCCGATGCTGTATTCGCCGACTTGTATAAGCTTGTGAAGGCTAGACTCTAGAAAAATCGTTAAAGTATAACTTGAAAGGCCTGCAATTGAATTGCGGGCTTTTTATTTCTATCTTTGGCGGTATGGATAGAGCACGCCGCCGTAAATTTGGCCAGAATTTTTTGGATGTACCTACCGCCCAAATGATTGCGGGCGATTTGCCTGCGAATGCGGGCGACTGGGTGCTTGAAATCGGCCCTGGGCACGGCGCCCTTACGGAACACTTGCTCGAACGCGCCGTGGAACTCACTGCCGTCGAAATCGACGAGCAGTGCGTGGAATTTTTGCAAGAAAAATTCCAGGGCCGCGAGAATTTCCACATCGAAAACATCGACTTTCTGAAGTTTGACTTGCAGGCTTTTTTAGATGCCCATGAAAAGCCTTGGGTCACGGGAAACTTGCCGTACAATGTGTCTACGGCGATTATCGCGGGCCTGATGCCGAAACTGCATTTGACCAAGGGCTTTATGGGAATGGTGCAGCTCGAAGTCGCCGAGCGCATTTGCGCAAGCCCCTGCAGCAGCAATTATGGCAGCCTCTCTGTTCTGGTGTCCGCTTACGCCGACACGCAGATTTTGCGCAAGATCGGGCCCGAGCATTTTACCCCGCGCCCCAATGTGGATAGCGCTACCATGCTCTTGACGCCCAAGGCAGACGCGCTCCAAGCTCCTGAAGGCTTCTTTGATTTTGTGCGCGCCGCCTTCACTCAAAAGCGCAAGACGCTTGCCAATTCGTTCGGCCGCGCCTACGACAAAAAGAAAATCCAGGAAGCAATCGAGCTCCTGGATTATCCGACAACCGTTCGCGCCGAAGAACTTTCGCCTGCACAATTCCTTGAATTCTACAAGGTGATTGTGGGCGAGCAGGCTTAATTAGCCGAGTTCATCGCAATAATCGCTATCGCATTCTTCTACCGGTTCGCCGCTTGCGTCAAGCAGGATTGTCTGGTATTCGAAATCGACGATTTCCATTTTCGGTGCGGTATATTCTTTCTTTTCCATAATCAACCCCTGATAATTACTTTTGAACCTTGGTGTTACCGATGAACATGCCCTTGTTTTGGGGCTTGCTGTTCAGCTTGCGACCCTTGAGATCATACCATCCGTTCGCCTTTACGATTTCGCCGGTAGCCATGTTCCAGCGGGCCGTACGCGTGGTGCCTTCTTTTTCGACAAGCGTCACGTCGATGGTTTCGGGCAGTTCGACAATGGATTCAACAGACTTGGCGAGGGGAGCCTTGCCAATGTACTTGAGGTAAGCACGCATCGGCGGGAGGTAGGCGCCAGAACCCACGCGGGTAAAGTGACCTGCTTCTGCCTTGTCCTTGGTTTTGGCGGCATAACCATAGACCAAACCTAAGTCGGCATCGCCCTTTTCCCAACGGATAAAGCTGTAGGTGCCTTCGAGAGCCCAGTCGTTAGTATTGTCTTTGGGATTGTAAAGTTGACGTTCCAATTGAGCGTGGGTATGTTCATTGACAATCTGCAGGCTGCTTGCTGTAAATTCGATTTCCTTGATATCCTGGCATTCCTTGCGGTTGGTATCGGTAATCATGAGCAGGGCTCTGTGTGCGACACCGTTATTTGCTGTGTTGGAGGCAAAAACATTCCATACGCCTTCATCATTAGTCGTGAATGCGTAAGGATCGTAAAGCTTGACG
This window harbors:
- a CDS encoding Rpn family recombination-promoting nuclease/putative transposase; this encodes MTLENSVPEFAITTSREFWEQKTYEEIKKRTYLDPLYDAAFKAFLNDEKALVSLLNGVFRFEGENRITSVTIKNTEINIIFPQVKTCKLDIRATTSNGFCINVEMQKAKHSRFIERILLQHSAFMLQSKYEWDQEFLNQSSKDLTDEERSRREASRYEIPPTFAIWVCDFPLEKQDKYRGTWAIRNEKGLTITEKVKYILYDLTRFNKTLDDIRTDEDRWLYLLKNAGTSNDLPDFDDDIIAQAIKRLLVKTASEKLLKEQAKNMVMTEEELDYLASLRVRARAEGHAEGHAEGRAEGRSEGKNEGHADAISVLQDMGFPPEKIAEAKARLDALNSSK
- a CDS encoding FISUMP domain-containing protein, coding for MKYTKSILSASVALFALLFSACSDNGSSAEYVFDASVVCPLEGTNAYGESNRGTFVDARDGKTYKYTTIGGRVWMAENLNYDDGEGGSSCVVKDDCFSKGRSYGIAKSLGACPAGWHLPSNEEWLELFNNVGGIDSAGVRLKAAAGWTPLNPGQLSNGTDDCGFAMLPMPTIVKSSIYDGYEARLWATDVALIEALLNGRSLREDDTMTGVLFETQNLGVRTSRYYGAAIRCIRD
- the rsmA gene encoding 16S rRNA (adenine(1518)-N(6)/adenine(1519)-N(6))-dimethyltransferase RsmA, which gives rise to MDRARRRKFGQNFLDVPTAQMIAGDLPANAGDWVLEIGPGHGALTEHLLERAVELTAVEIDEQCVEFLQEKFQGRENFHIENIDFLKFDLQAFLDAHEKPWVTGNLPYNVSTAIIAGLMPKLHLTKGFMGMVQLEVAERICASPCSSNYGSLSVLVSAYADTQILRKIGPEHFTPRPNVDSATMLLTPKADALQAPEGFFDFVRAAFTQKRKTLANSFGRAYDKKKIQEAIELLDYPTTVRAEELSPAQFLEFYKVIVGEQA
- the tmk gene encoding dTMP kinase, which translates into the protein MKTAKHFFSLEGIDGSGKTTQIDMLIDALTKEGYSVVKLREPGGAKISERVREILLDTNFKGIMSDKTELLLYNAARAQVIAEIIQPALDAGKIVIADRFAWSTFAYQGYARGLGADLVQRLTEITCDGCFPELTVVLDIDVQRGRARTAKRGEAPDRLESEKAEFFERVRKGYLAAARDYSDCVAAIDADRTPDAVFADLYKLVKARL